In one Cupriavidus taiwanensis genomic region, the following are encoded:
- a CDS encoding LysR substrate-binding domain-containing protein encodes MHGRDHLDTYLLRVLHTLLTEQSVTRTAVRLGQSQPAISNTLKRLREITGDAILVRGKNGMVPTERGRELLALAEQSLAAMDRIARPPQQFDPATTTRTFHLGAPDYLDAFFLPNIVERVRRLAPGAKLFVHPMTSSSDFLDDLEQGQLDIVVGNWLSPPEHLHISPLFDDEVVCMLGAQHPLARKGLTLKHYLEMPHLAPAPYASMQRSMIDQALAEQGYKRNIQVTLPYFGLVPYVLMKTDMVFTTGRQFAAHYAQYLPIRMVPSPVSFPRMRFYQLWHERCHAAPDVMWIRRMIAEVAADLPQLPRLEAEAG; translated from the coding sequence CGTGCGCCTAGGCCAGTCCCAGCCCGCCATCAGCAATACCCTGAAGCGCCTGCGCGAGATCACCGGCGATGCCATTTTGGTGCGGGGCAAAAACGGCATGGTGCCCACCGAGCGCGGCCGCGAACTGCTGGCCCTGGCCGAGCAGAGCCTGGCGGCGATGGACCGCATCGCGCGGCCGCCGCAGCAGTTCGACCCGGCCACCACGACGCGCACCTTCCACCTTGGCGCCCCCGACTACCTGGACGCCTTCTTCCTGCCCAATATCGTCGAGCGCGTGCGGCGGCTGGCGCCGGGTGCCAAGCTGTTCGTGCATCCGATGACGTCGTCGTCGGATTTCCTCGACGACCTCGAGCAAGGGCAGCTGGATATCGTGGTCGGCAACTGGCTGTCGCCGCCCGAGCATCTGCATATCTCGCCGCTGTTCGACGATGAGGTGGTGTGCATGCTGGGCGCCCAGCACCCGCTGGCGCGCAAGGGGCTGACGCTCAAGCACTACCTGGAGATGCCGCACTTGGCGCCGGCGCCCTATGCGTCGATGCAGCGCAGCATGATCGACCAGGCGCTCGCCGAGCAGGGCTACAAGCGCAATATCCAGGTCACGCTGCCGTATTTCGGGCTGGTGCCGTACGTGCTGATGAAGACCGACATGGTCTTCACCACCGGCCGGCAGTTCGCCGCGCACTATGCGCAGTACCTGCCGATCCGGATGGTGCCGTCGCCGGTATCGTTCCCCCGCATGCGCTTCTACCAGCTATGGCACGAGCGCTGCCATGCCGCGCCGGACGTGATGTGGATCCGGCGCATGATCGCGGAGGTAGCGGCGGATCTGCCGCAGTTGCCGAGGCTGGAGGCCGAGGCGGGCTGA
- a CDS encoding GrpB family protein: protein MSGDGGERLRLDPSAATGGAAERLFRALRRRLAAILPADAVIEHVGATAVGGCLTKGDLDICVRVSEETFAEADRALGALYERNLDSVRTADFSAFKHDGLRPTVGIQLVARGAPLDVFVRFRDCLRADPVLVEHYNALKRSYDGAAMSDYRAAKSAFIEQVLGAAGKATATQ from the coding sequence ATGTCCGGTGATGGCGGGGAACGGTTGCGGCTCGATCCTTCCGCAGCGACCGGTGGCGCCGCGGAGCGCTTATTCCGGGCGCTCCGTCGTCGCCTCGCCGCGATCCTGCCGGCCGACGCCGTCATAGAGCATGTCGGTGCCACGGCAGTGGGCGGCTGCCTGACCAAGGGTGATCTCGATATCTGCGTGCGGGTCAGCGAGGAAACGTTTGCCGAGGCCGATCGGGCGCTGGGCGCTCTGTATGAAAGAAACCTGGACTCGGTGCGTACGGCTGATTTTTCCGCCTTCAAGCACGACGGCCTGCGGCCAACAGTGGGCATCCAGCTGGTGGCGCGTGGCGCGCCCCTAGACGTATTTGTTCGCTTCCGTGATTGCCTGCGGGCTGATCCCGTATTGGTCGAGCACTACAATGCGCTGAAGCGCAGCTACGATGGCGCGGCAATGAGCGACTACCGCGCAGCCAAATCGGCCTTTATTGAGCAGGTGCTGGGCGCAGCCGGCAAGGCGACAGCCACTCAATAG